taattttctttttgcatattatctatttagatttttaacagataaactgcaattttaaaaaattgttaacgtttcgattaatttttattcaatattttgtaaatttatttatttttatttttaaaaaaattacgagcTTCAAGACTGTGTAAACAAGAAGCtatattttcttatgtttCGAaagatcaattaaaattataaaataaaaattaaataaaatttttgctgcCTTACTTTCTACGATTCTTTGTACAAGGCGAATGTAATATCCCAATTCTGGTACCCATGCAACTGCATCGTCGCCGGAGCGTGAcatgtacattttataatcCTCGGAAAGCGCCCATCCTGGTGCTCTAATTTCCCGCAACGATCCCAAAACAGCGGACACCAATCGACGTTTCAACGACGGTCGATCTCGCAATTTCCTTTCGTAATAATGCAATGTATTGTAAAGGTACGTGACAGGTcgatctgaaaaaaaattgatgaattACTTTcaattcaagaaattttaattcacaatGCAATCTGCACAATCGAAAGAAATCTATTTCCTTTTACAGaataacaatgaaatatatttaagcatAGAATCAAATTCGAACAATTCAAtctgaaattaaattcaaaatatatgcGCAATAAAGTTTTTGATGTCTCAcgttttaacaaaaatgatgTCTAAATACGTACCGTGGAATTTATATAAGCAGCCCAGATGTTCTAACAATATCTCCAAACTTTTGATAACAGGTGGTATCTCTAGATATCGATGCACGACTATGTCGAAGACCGGTAAAAAGCGGAGACATACATTCCCAAAATAGACGGGTAAACTCTGATATTGACTAGGCCCGCCGCTGGTTTGCTCCATGATACCTTCCGGTGCAAATTTTTCCGGAAATTTTCTATGGAAGGCAAGATGTTTCTCATGCCAATTCGACTGCTTCCAATGCTCCGGTGAATTCTCTTTGACAAATTCTTGTACGCGATTTCTGAACTCCGCCGCTTTCAGCAGCAACAATTGTATAATGAAGAAGCACACTTGCGCTTCGCTCCCTTCCTGAGTTCTTAGCGCCAAACACAGCACCAATCTGTCGATTGTTACTATATTGTACTTCCAGATCATGTCGTTAATAGTGTCCACACACTTGTTGACGTGTTGGCCGCCGACACTGTTGGCAAACTCGAACACTAGATAATCACAAAACTTTCTGAGATGAGCCGACAACGCTCTGGCTCCGATTCGCTCGAGAATTTTATACGCAATAGGACTTATACAATCCCTTTCCAATATCATTTTCCACAGCAGACATAAGAATAAAGGAGGCGTGCCTGGTACGGAGAAATGCGCGATTATGTCATTCTCATTGTTCATGGAGGACCAATTTCGATACTCCTCCTCAACTGCTTTCTTGATTTGCTGCTTGTTCTCCTTCGCGACACTGTTCTGCTGGAAGAACTCGCTCAACACTGGTGGGAAACATTGCAGCGTATGATTCGCCCAGGAGTGCGGCGTATTCTGCATGATGGTATTCAGCAGATCCTTGCACCATGTGCTACTGAGACTGTCTGCGCCGGTGCCAGTCACATGCATGGATCTCGCCAGTGTCAGCACTAACGCTCTATTAAGTTCCTCCGATTCAGCGGACACAAGAGTCTTCGGCTCCGACAGGAACCTGGATAGTTGCGGCTGCACTTCCGCCGAACCCAGACCGGTGATCAATCGTAGAGCCGTGCTTTCAACGCACAGATGAAGCTGCGTCTGATTAGTCTGCGGTACCGCTGCGAGACTATGAAGATGCGATAACAATTGAACTCTGTAGTGTGGTTGGATATGATGCATTCTGTAACTGAACATCTCCAACAAGGTGTAGAGCGTGCCCCATGCATGTGATTTAAATACCGTCGGCAACAATTGGCTGATGAACCCTTTAATACCGAGGCTCTCGATCTCTGTGTACACCAGCAAACGGCTATAAGTCTCGACGAGCGCCGGTGCTAACGCTATATTGCTCTTTGACTGCGCTAATTTAATCACATGCGTAACGATACTATGAATTAAACTCATTTTCGAGTGCACAGTCAAAGAATCCAATATAGACATTGAAAGGGGCGTGGTTGGACCGTTCGCCAGTGCCGCGTTATTCTGCAAAGTCTGCAAGCTTGGTTGCTGCTGCTGATTCTTCTGCGTACCCTGGATAGTATCCACTAGCGCGCCCATTGGTCTGCTGAAATATTCTTGATTCGTGGAATAGGCATTGCACAAGAGGGCAATACGATAATCTGAACCCATACAGAGAGACGTGTTCGGCATGACCAAGTGTTGCAAGAATTCATGATGGACCTTCAGCGTATGCGGTATCGGTCTGTGAATGTTGGAGTGATCAGCCTGAGCTTTCTTCAGCAAGTGTATCCATATACATGTAATAGCCATCTGATGAGTGCAGAGCGCTTGAGTATAATCGGGAACGGGCAAGGGCTCCTTCTCCGGATAGAGAAGATCGTACAGTTTCAGCACAGGTAAGAAATTTGACAAAGGATTTCGTTGAATGCTGCCGGAGATGAATTGCAGAAGGACCCACATCAAGTGATCTCTACCTTTTCTTAATTCTCTACCCGCTAATTTATCATGTATCGCCATGACGATACTCGGGAAACAAGCAAAttggaaaagaataaaataaattagctGCGAGGATAGATGTAACCACACCCAGTGATTGGCTACAGTGCCGTCTGTGCCTTCCGCCGGTAAGGTTTCGTTTTCGGATCGTTCCATCGCTTGAATGACGAGCTCCACAAGCTGCTCCTCTAAGACAATGCACCGTTGCTTATGCTGTAATgtggataaaaatatattacgatCGATACATACAATGTGTTCcaatgtgtaataataatgcataataaaaagatttagctcatttaattttgttgtgAACCAtagttgtaatttttttcgcttaatttttacgtttattcCATGTTAATGTTCTATATAACTTGATTCTATTTTACCTGTTTTTGTAAACCAAGCATTGAGCAGACCATATCTCTACTATATGGTTGCTCCAGAACATATCTGAGCAGTTCTGTTTGAGGTTTAAGTAAATCTGGCTCATAAGGTAAATTTCCTTTCAAAGAAAACTTCAATGTAATAGGATCCAATAACCAAGGATTAATTAAGTGATCTGCGTATCCCGTATGCTCAACCACTGGTAACATTTTTGAATGTCCTACTATAGACACCATTTGCGCCGTGTTTCGAAAACTTTCAACAAAATTGGAGAGCAATTTTGCTAGTCTCTGAaacagatatataaaataagtaaagaaaaacactttcttacaaaaatattcttacaaatatgaaattttgaaGTATTTTTTGTGTTACCCTAATTTGTTTCTACTTACATaatgttacataatattatgcttataaagttttaattattgtaatttaaaaattgtgttaaaagcataatttttatacactttttatataatgttaaagcataattcaatatttttaatgttacccAGTGAGGCCAGTTTTTGCTATCAGGATAGGCTTTCTGTATCTCATTGACGATAAAATAACCCGGCAATAAGCACGCATTTctctcaaaaatatattcaataacgTTCTCCAAAGCTTTTAGTTGTGGTTGTACAGATGCATCTAATCGAGGTGGTATAGTTTGGGCCTTTTCTTTGCATCcctaataacataaatttaattacaaattaaaatattaaatataaattacagacaagtaaattatttacaagtattttaaatttgaagtaAGCGCACACAATTAAGATTACAAGAAccatcattattttatatgtatattgcaaataaattgtaatagagCCATAAATACCTACTTTCATGATCTCTCTGACTCCCTTGTAATCAACTCCACCAATGATATTCCGAATAAGGACAAAGCATTCAACCCAAAAATCTGCCAAttgatattgcaatttatcaCAACTCAAAATACATTCGCATACTAACctgaaaaaagatttataaaaaataatttataatacagtgaaaaaataaggataaaataagatttcacTTATCTAACAACATACCTAGCGggtaaataatttgattgcaCCAAGTTTTGTAGCAATGATAGTAGTAATTGTAATCGTCTGTGGTTAGTCATAGCTGCTGCCATTGATAAAAACTGACGAACAGCAGCTTCCTGCTGCTCCTTTGGCAATCCAGTCATCAGTCCTTTTAGTTCGTTTTGCCATGTTGCTACCTTGTCACTGTCATTGTTAGGATGATGAACAAGAACGCAACTGAATGCTTCCTCTATCGCCTCTACTTTCTAAAATACATAACTTGTGAATATACAGAATGTATTGTagcaaaaatgataaatatagagaaattatatatattgtatccaatatcaaacatttttaatacttaccaaaatgttatttacaatattgGCAATCTGACTTTCACTTGACATCTTCcttataattaattagcagtaatctttatttttagaagaatCAATTGTCAAATTCTTTGTGTTCTCTCGTACTCtaggaattaatttaataattagttattatattcataaacacacacatataacGTTAAGATGCAAAACTGTGTAACTGCAACTGATAGTTAGCAGTTTGTTCTTCGGCGCCAGAAATACtttgtgtataaatatttgtgcatcatattgattaaatctttattacacACATCTTTATTACACACATATTATCCGTATAAATTActatctaatttttaatcagcAATAACCTTAGCGGGGTACAAATGTAAGGTTTGTCTTTTTTAGCtaaactggctgcactagttcagagtctatctttctccttccaatgtggagaaaaaaagataaactctgaactagtgcagccagttcagctaaaaagaacagacctatagTTTCAAATAGTTCAGTAATCATGAATATCTAGATATGCATTCGAATAACCTTGTGCATTATGCAGAGTGCACATGTGTCTGCCATTTAACAtccaatagaaaaatttgctacaGAAATGAACAAGCTTTTGTTCTTaccattttatatatcaattcaTCAAATGCACTGATTGCctatcgaataaaaaaatatctaaagtttttaaaaatctctttCCTAATATTCAATGAGCGCGttgaacgaaataaaataataacatgatTCATCTTCAGGCTCGATTTTCACATGACTTCTTTCATCACTACCGGAAGTAGGGGGATTCTGCTTCAGGCAGCAGACGATGTAACGTGGCGTGCGGATAGAGCAGTGCAGAGCAGTGTTCGTCAGTGTTCATTTTGTTTCGGTTGTCGTTCTGATCCACATCCTTGCGCATAGAGCTGTGATAAAGAGCGACGAAGCGGTGCTAGTTGTGCTGTTGAGGCACTGTTAGGTGCCTTGGTGCATCGTGGGAAGGGGGGCCTTTGCGGTCACGTGACCGAGCTGCGTTTTCGAGCGCACTAACCCAGGTACGAAAGCGAATTCGTTGTTTTTCTCGTGGTCTTTCGCGCGCCACGGCCCC
This window of the Linepithema humile isolate Giens D197 chromosome 1, Lhum_UNIL_v1.0, whole genome shotgun sequence genome carries:
- the MED23 gene encoding mediator of RNA polymerase II transcription subunit 23 — protein: MSSESQIANIVNNILKVEAIEEAFSCVLVHHPNNDSDKVATWQNELKGLMTGLPKEQQEAAVRQFLSMAAAMTNHRRLQLLLSLLQNLVQSNYLPARLVCECILSCDKLQYQLADFWVECFVLIRNIIGGVDYKGVREIMKGCKEKAQTIPPRLDASVQPQLKALENVIEYIFERNACLLPGYFIVNEIQKAYPDSKNWPHWRLAKLLSNFVESFRNTAQMVSIVGHSKMLPVVEHTGYADHLINPWLLDPITLKFSLKGNLPYEPDLLKPQTELLRYVLEQPYSRDMVCSMLGLQKQHKQRCIVLEEQLVELVIQAMERSENETLPAEGTDGTVANHWVWLHLSSQLIYFILFQFACFPSIVMAIHDKLAGRELRKGRDHLMWVLLQFISGSIQRNPLSNFLPVLKLYDLLYPEKEPLPVPDYTQALCTHQMAITCIWIHLLKKAQADHSNIHRPIPHTLKVHHEFLQHLVMPNTSLCMGSDYRIALLCNAYSTNQEYFSRPMGALVDTIQGTQKNQQQQPSLQTLQNNAALANGPTTPLSMSILDSLTVHSKMSLIHSIVTHVIKLAQSKSNIALAPALVETYSRLLVYTEIESLGIKGFISQLLPTVFKSHAWGTLYTLLEMFSYRMHHIQPHYRVQLLSHLHSLAAVPQTNQTQLHLCVESTALRLITGLGSAEVQPQLSRFLSEPKTLVSAESEELNRALVLTLARSMHVTGTGADSLSSTWCKDLLNTIMQNTPHSWANHTLQCFPPVLSEFFQQNSVAKENKQQIKKAVEEEYRNWSSMNNENDIIAHFSVPGTPPLFLCLLWKMILERDCISPIAYKILERIGARALSAHLRKFCDYLVFEFANSVGGQHVNKCVDTINDMIWKYNIVTIDRLVLCLALRTQEGSEAQVCFFIIQLLLLKAAEFRNRVQEFVKENSPEHWKQSNWHEKHLAFHRKFPEKFAPEGIMEQTSGGPSQYQSLPVYFGNVCLRFLPVFDIVVHRYLEIPPVIKSLEILLEHLGCLYKFHDRPVTYLYNTLHYYERKLRDRPSLKRRLVSAVLGSLREIRAPGWALSEDYKMYMSRSGDDAVAWVPELGYYIRLVQRIVETMSGTAHFPATDWRFNEFPNPAAHALYVTCVELIALPVAPNLVANSLLDVVAKGYTVVPADEIHLWINCVGLLLAALPECYWSALHERLVETISSPGLVNWQYNNLTPFQMFNFSTTHNSLLENKYSYMLALAHSVWHHAGVGQITTMPQFIKEKLQPVVSSEEQLIYACHLIGPTLARFNAERPHCVVELAVCLYEMLERVDHTQTLLNYIDPVCDLLYHIKYMFVGDMMKNEVECIIRRLRPALQMRLRFIAHINIEEIHTS